One Oharaeibacter diazotrophicus DNA window includes the following coding sequences:
- a CDS encoding nitrous oxide reductase accessory protein NosL has product MRRLLRSLALLAPLVLAACGEDAGPAKPAAVEMTDEALGYYCQMYLADHPGPKAQVIVRGQDQPLWFTQVSDAVAYLKGAERVGDTAAVYVSDMAAAASWAEPGRGNWIDADGAVFVIESRRPGGMGTPEAIPFGSRGAADRFVAENGGRAVALAEIPVAYVRPGDAGVPAHGDMSAMN; this is encoded by the coding sequence ATGAGACGCCTCCTCCGCTCGCTCGCGCTCCTCGCCCCGCTCGTGCTCGCCGCCTGCGGCGAGGACGCCGGCCCGGCCAAACCCGCCGCCGTCGAGATGACCGACGAGGCGCTCGGCTACTATTGCCAGATGTACCTCGCCGACCACCCTGGCCCGAAGGCCCAGGTGATCGTCCGCGGCCAGGACCAGCCGCTGTGGTTCACCCAGGTCAGCGACGCCGTCGCCTACCTGAAGGGCGCCGAGCGCGTCGGCGACACCGCGGCGGTCTACGTCAGCGACATGGCCGCCGCCGCGTCCTGGGCCGAGCCCGGCCGGGGCAACTGGATCGACGCCGACGGCGCCGTCTTCGTGATCGAGAGCCGACGGCCCGGCGGCATGGGCACGCCCGAGGCGATCCCGTTCGGCAGCCGCGGCGCCGCCGACCGCTTCGTCGCCGAGAACGGCGGCCGCGCCGTCGCGCTCGCCGAGATTCCGGTCGCCTACGTCCGCCCCGGCGACGCCGGTGTCCCCGCCCACGGCGACATGTCGGCGATGAACTGA
- a CDS encoding ABC transporter ATP-binding protein, whose product MTDPVLAVDAVSVRFGAVRALSGVGLAVAPGERVALLGHNGAGKSTLFKSVLGFVTPDAGTIAVAGGAPGSLVARRAVSYLPEAVAFPKSLTGRELLAHFARLKGEDPRAAMPLLERVGIAAAADRRVGTYSKGMRQRLGLAQALIGRPGLLLLDEPTSGLDPVSRRDFYSVIADVAAAGTAVLLSSHSLSEVESKTDRIVILSAGRVVAEGTLAELTRRAGLPIVVRVEAEAADVDRLHRHLGGTRENGTRVVLACSGDDKLPLLARIAAVPDLVADVEIVLPGLDDVYDHFSRRPGGPS is encoded by the coding sequence ATGACCGATCCCGTCCTCGCCGTCGACGCCGTCTCGGTGCGCTTCGGCGCCGTCCGGGCCCTCTCGGGCGTCGGCCTCGCGGTCGCGCCCGGCGAGCGCGTCGCCCTGCTCGGCCACAACGGCGCCGGCAAGTCGACCCTCTTCAAGAGCGTGCTCGGCTTCGTGACGCCCGACGCCGGCACCATCGCCGTCGCCGGCGGCGCCCCGGGCTCGCTGGTCGCGCGGCGTGCCGTGTCCTACCTGCCCGAGGCCGTCGCCTTCCCGAAGAGCCTCACGGGCCGCGAACTCCTCGCCCATTTCGCCCGCCTCAAGGGCGAGGATCCGCGCGCGGCGATGCCGCTGCTGGAACGCGTCGGCATCGCCGCCGCCGCCGACCGCCGCGTCGGGACCTATTCCAAGGGCATGCGCCAGCGCCTCGGCCTCGCCCAGGCCCTGATCGGCCGCCCCGGCCTGCTCCTCCTCGACGAGCCGACCTCCGGCCTCGACCCGGTGTCGCGGCGCGACTTCTACAGTGTGATCGCCGACGTCGCCGCCGCCGGCACCGCGGTGCTGCTGTCGTCGCACTCGCTGTCGGAGGTCGAGAGCAAGACCGACCGCATCGTCATCCTGTCCGCCGGCCGCGTCGTCGCCGAGGGCACGCTCGCCGAGCTCACCCGCCGCGCCGGCTTGCCGATCGTCGTCCGCGTCGAGGCCGAGGCCGCCGACGTCGACCGCCTGCACCGCCACCTCGGCGGCACGCGCGAGAACGGCACCCGCGTCGTGCTCGCCTGCAGCGGCGACGACAAGCTGCCGCTGCTCGCCCGCATCGCCGCCGTGCCGGACCTCGTCGCCGACGTCGAGATCGTCCTGCCCGGTCTCGACGACGTCTACGACCACTTCTCCCGCCGCCCCGGAGGCCCGTCGTGA
- a CDS encoding ABC transporter permease, whose amino-acid sequence MFSVAATELRLAARNRWILLATLVLALFSLALAFLGAGPSGVLKADPLLPTAAALATLTVYLVPLIALLLTYDTVAGEVERGTLALVLATPVRRGELLVAKAAAHVVVVAVAVVVGFGVAAAAMVAVHGATPAGLAAWGRLVGTAILLGAVFVGAGTAISATARQTGTAAALAIGVWLVVVVLYDLALLGGLIAAGDGVFARSVFPWLVLANPGDAFRLYNLAGLGGDVPVAGLDGLAATMPFPPAAALATLALWGAAALGLAFDAFRRITP is encoded by the coding sequence ATGTTCTCCGTTGCCGCCACCGAGCTCCGCCTCGCGGCGCGCAACCGCTGGATCCTGCTGGCGACGCTGGTGCTGGCGCTGTTCTCGCTGGCGCTCGCCTTCCTCGGCGCCGGCCCGAGCGGCGTGCTGAAGGCCGACCCGCTGCTGCCGACCGCCGCCGCGCTCGCCACGCTGACCGTCTATCTCGTGCCGCTGATCGCGCTGCTCCTGACCTACGACACCGTCGCCGGCGAGGTCGAGCGCGGCACGCTCGCCCTGGTGCTGGCAACGCCGGTGCGCCGCGGCGAACTGCTGGTGGCCAAGGCCGCGGCCCACGTCGTCGTCGTCGCGGTCGCCGTCGTGGTCGGCTTCGGCGTCGCCGCCGCGGCGATGGTCGCCGTCCACGGCGCGACGCCCGCCGGCCTCGCCGCTTGGGGCCGCCTCGTCGGCACCGCGATCCTGCTCGGCGCGGTCTTCGTCGGCGCGGGCACCGCGATCTCGGCGACCGCGCGCCAGACCGGCACGGCCGCGGCGCTGGCGATCGGGGTCTGGCTGGTGGTGGTCGTGCTCTACGACCTCGCCCTCCTCGGCGGCCTGATCGCGGCCGGCGACGGCGTCTTCGCCAGGAGCGTCTTCCCCTGGCTGGTGCTCGCCAACCCCGGCGACGCCTTCCGCCTCTACAACCTCGCCGGCCTCGGCGGCGACGTGCCGGTCGCCGGTCTCGACGGCCTCGCCGCCACCATGCCGTTCCCGCCCGCCGCCGCGCTCGCGACCCTCGCCCTCTGGGGCGCCGCCGCGCTCGGTCTCGCCTTCGACGCCTTCCGCAGGATCACGCCATGA